In the genome of Streptomyces pactum, one region contains:
- a CDS encoding TIGR03936 family radical SAM-associated protein codes for MQRIRLRYTKRGRLRFTSHRDFQRAFERALRRAEVPMAYSAGFTPHPKVSYANAAPTGTGSEAEFLEIQLTEARDPEALRVLLDESLPDGLDVVEAVEARTSGLADRLQASVWELRLDGVEPAEARKAVAAFLAAGTVEVERRTKNGMRTFDARGAVVRLEALESADDRPGDRPCAILRLVVRHGTPAVRPDDVLSGLRATADLAPPVPAAVTRLAQGLLDEESGTVTDPLAPDREAVPAAPPMAARADLPLASQGGPAAKAPEGSA; via the coding sequence GTGCAGCGCATCCGACTGCGCTACACCAAGCGGGGCCGCCTCCGGTTCACCAGCCACCGCGACTTCCAGCGCGCCTTCGAGCGGGCGCTGCGCCGCGCCGAGGTGCCCATGGCGTACTCGGCGGGGTTCACCCCGCACCCGAAGGTGTCGTACGCCAATGCCGCACCCACCGGCACCGGCAGCGAGGCCGAGTTCCTGGAGATCCAGCTCACCGAGGCGCGGGACCCGGAGGCCCTCCGGGTGCTGCTCGACGAGTCGCTGCCGGACGGACTGGACGTCGTGGAGGCCGTGGAGGCCCGTACGTCCGGTCTGGCCGACCGGCTCCAGGCGTCCGTCTGGGAGCTGCGGCTGGACGGCGTGGAGCCGGCCGAGGCCCGGAAGGCCGTTGCCGCCTTCCTGGCCGCCGGGACCGTCGAGGTCGAGCGGCGCACCAAGAACGGGATGCGGACCTTCGACGCCCGTGGCGCGGTGGTCCGGCTGGAGGCTCTCGAATCGGCGGACGATAGGCCGGGCGACCGTCCCTGTGCGATACTGCGGCTGGTGGTACGGCACGGGACGCCTGCCGTACGACCCGACGACGTCCTGTCCGGTCTCCGCGCTACGGCCGACCTGGCGCCGCCGGTCCCCGCTGCGGTGACCAGGCTGGCGCAGGGGCTGCTCGATGAGGAGTCCGGCACGGTGACCGACCCGCTCGCGCCCGACCGCGAGGCAGTCCCGGCCGCCCCACCCATGGCCGCCCGGGCTGACCTCCCCCTCGCTTCGCAGGGGGGACCGGCAGCGAAGGCGCCGGAAGGTTCCGCGTAG
- a CDS encoding Rne/Rng family ribonuclease has protein sequence MLEPIEPTESQDLKGAGQRTAHGTAADAGSDNNSPSDTLPPRRRRRVASRPAGPPTGATAPVTEVSLPAIPADAEETEETEETEVAAQAEETAEPAPAAQTVTEPAAEQSVEEAKPARTRRRATRKATAPAGPPAGAEVEAGAAVVAAPEPAVEEPAPAAQTVAEPAAEQSVEEAKPARTRRRATRKATAPAGPPAGAEVEAGAAVVAAPEPAVEEPAPAAQTVAEPAAEQSVEEAKPARTRRRASRRATAPAGAPAADEAPAAEAAPEAVPAAEEPAAPAVAESPGEEEQPETPRRTRRRATRKATAEPAAQQPAEAAAPAEEPAAAEPAPRAARRSRAAAPAAAEQAPAAGARETEPEPPARLRRRAVRPPTAVFQAPVFTEPMFQTPETAAAAAAAEAQAGRAVEEEADEESLRPARRRRRRRAELIEERLRAEEAPEATEEPGTDEEDEAEAEAGAEHEHEDESGDRPSRRRRRGGRRRRRGEAADAGEESAEQAPSGRAAEETGAEASDAEDAHDGEETEDTGAGGEEPEGEPSLGGGSTSSRRRRRRRRRSGDGGDTEVAADDPERTVVKVREPRKREEATDFQDAVQSIKGSTRLEAKKQRRREGREQGRRRVPIITEAEFLARREAVERVMVVRQSGERTQIGVLEDDVLVEHFVNKEQATSYVGNVYLGKVQNVLPSMEAAFVDIGKGRNAVLYAGEVNFEALGLANGPRRIETALKSGQSVLVQVTKDPIGHKGARLTSQVSLPGRYLVYVPEGSMTGISRKLPDTERARLKQILKKIVPEDAGVIVRTAAEGASEEELARDVSRLQAQWEEIRKKAKTGNAPALLYGEPDMTVRVVRDIFNEDFSKVIVSGDEAWETIHGYVSHVAPDLADRLQRWTSDVDVFATYRIDEQLMKALDRKVWLPSGGSLVIDRTEAMVVVDVNTGKFTGQGGNLEETVTRNNLEAAEEIVRQLRLRDLGGIIVIDFIDMVLESNRDLVLRRLLECLGRDRTKHQVAEVTSLGLVQMTRKRVGQGLLESFSEQCVHCNGRGVIVHMDQPSAVGGGGKRKKKKAAAQQAEVAEQAVEAVEAATEVAAETAAEVAAETAAEVAAEVVEERPAPEPAFAPDEELYSSAAEAEAAALRSRPRRRATRKATAPAGSPRSAEPRPVVVPAEETRPEPEPEAAPVAPEPAEPVAVTAEPAPAPEPEAAPAPRPRRRATRKVSAPAGPPAGAEEAAVVVVSAPAAPSRPAEEAPVAAEAPEAPAAEAQVEAAAPVEAGAEEAPAEEAAGAEPDAEDAAPAKKTARKTAAKKAPAKKATAKKTAAKKTTAKKAAAKTTTAKTTTAKATAKKTTAKKTTAKKTTAKKTAAKKTAAAAEPSAGSATADEG, from the coding sequence ATGCTCGAACCTATTGAGCCCACAGAATCGCAGGACCTGAAGGGAGCGGGGCAGCGGACCGCGCACGGCACCGCCGCCGACGCCGGGTCCGACAACAACAGCCCCAGCGACACCCTGCCGCCGCGCCGCCGGCGCCGGGTGGCCTCGCGCCCGGCCGGCCCGCCGACCGGCGCGACCGCCCCGGTCACCGAGGTGAGCCTGCCGGCCATACCGGCCGACGCCGAGGAGACCGAGGAGACCGAGGAGACCGAGGTCGCGGCCCAGGCGGAGGAGACCGCGGAACCCGCGCCCGCCGCGCAGACCGTGACCGAGCCGGCCGCGGAGCAGTCGGTGGAGGAGGCGAAGCCGGCGCGGACGCGTCGCCGGGCGACGCGTAAGGCGACCGCTCCGGCGGGTCCGCCGGCCGGGGCCGAGGTGGAGGCCGGGGCTGCCGTGGTGGCGGCGCCGGAGCCCGCCGTGGAGGAGCCCGCGCCTGCCGCGCAGACCGTGGCCGAGCCGGCCGCGGAGCAGTCGGTGGAGGAGGCGAAGCCGGCGCGGACGCGTCGCCGGGCGACGCGTAAGGCGACCGCTCCGGCGGGTCCGCCGGCCGGGGCCGAGGTGGAGGCCGGGGCTGCCGTGGTGGCGGCGCCGGAGCCCGCCGTGGAGGAGCCCGCGCCTGCCGCGCAGACCGTGGCCGAGCCGGCCGCGGAGCAGTCGGTGGAGGAGGCGAAGCCGGCGCGGACCCGTCGCCGGGCCTCCCGCCGGGCGACCGCGCCCGCCGGTGCCCCCGCGGCAGACGAGGCACCGGCCGCCGAGGCGGCCCCGGAGGCCGTACCGGCCGCCGAGGAGCCCGCTGCCCCCGCCGTGGCGGAGAGCCCCGGCGAGGAGGAGCAGCCGGAGACCCCGCGCCGCACCCGCCGCCGCGCCACCCGCAAGGCGACCGCCGAGCCGGCCGCGCAGCAGCCCGCCGAGGCCGCCGCGCCCGCCGAGGAGCCGGCCGCCGCCGAGCCCGCGCCGCGTGCCGCGCGCCGGTCGCGCGCCGCCGCGCCGGCCGCCGCCGAGCAGGCGCCCGCCGCCGGTGCCCGGGAGACCGAGCCGGAGCCGCCCGCGCGGCTGCGGCGGCGTGCGGTGCGTCCGCCGACCGCCGTGTTCCAGGCGCCGGTGTTCACCGAGCCGATGTTCCAGACCCCCGAGACCGCTGCCGCCGCTGCCGCCGCCGAGGCCCAGGCCGGGCGGGCCGTCGAGGAGGAAGCGGACGAGGAGTCGCTGCGCCCCGCGCGCCGCCGTCGCCGCCGCCGCGCCGAGCTGATCGAGGAGCGGCTGCGGGCCGAGGAGGCCCCGGAGGCGACCGAGGAGCCCGGGACCGACGAGGAAGACGAGGCCGAGGCCGAGGCCGGCGCGGAACACGAGCACGAGGACGAGTCGGGCGACCGCCCGTCGCGCCGCCGCCGCCGAGGTGGACGCCGCCGTCGCCGTGGCGAGGCCGCGGACGCCGGTGAGGAGTCCGCCGAGCAGGCGCCGTCCGGCCGTGCGGCCGAGGAGACCGGCGCCGAGGCTTCGGACGCCGAGGACGCCCACGACGGCGAGGAGACCGAGGACACCGGGGCCGGTGGTGAGGAGCCCGAGGGCGAGCCGTCGCTCGGCGGCGGGTCCACCAGCAGCCGTCGCCGGCGCCGTCGCCGTCGCCGCAGCGGGGACGGCGGTGACACCGAGGTGGCCGCCGACGACCCGGAGCGCACCGTCGTCAAGGTCCGCGAGCCGCGCAAGCGCGAGGAGGCGACCGACTTCCAGGACGCCGTGCAGTCCATCAAGGGCTCCACGCGCCTGGAGGCCAAGAAGCAGCGCCGCCGCGAGGGGCGTGAGCAGGGCCGCCGCCGGGTGCCGATCATCACCGAGGCCGAGTTCCTGGCGCGCCGTGAGGCCGTCGAGCGGGTCATGGTGGTCCGGCAGAGCGGTGAGCGCACCCAGATCGGGGTGCTGGAGGACGACGTCCTCGTCGAGCACTTCGTCAACAAGGAGCAGGCGACCAGCTACGTCGGCAACGTCTACCTGGGCAAGGTGCAGAACGTCCTGCCGTCGATGGAGGCCGCCTTCGTCGACATCGGCAAGGGCCGGAACGCCGTGCTGTACGCCGGTGAGGTCAACTTCGAGGCGCTGGGCCTGGCCAACGGGCCGCGGCGGATCGAGACCGCGCTGAAGTCCGGCCAGTCGGTGCTGGTCCAGGTGACGAAGGACCCGATCGGTCACAAGGGTGCCCGGCTGACCAGCCAGGTCTCCCTCCCCGGCCGCTACCTGGTCTACGTGCCCGAGGGCTCGATGACCGGGATCAGCCGGAAGCTGCCGGACACCGAGCGGGCGCGGCTGAAGCAGATCCTCAAGAAGATCGTCCCCGAGGACGCGGGCGTCATCGTGCGCACCGCCGCGGAGGGCGCCAGCGAGGAGGAGCTGGCCCGCGACGTCAGCCGTCTGCAGGCGCAGTGGGAGGAGATCCGGAAGAAGGCGAAGACCGGCAACGCCCCGGCGCTGCTCTACGGCGAGCCGGACATGACCGTCCGGGTCGTCCGCGACATCTTCAACGAGGACTTCTCCAAGGTCATCGTCAGCGGTGACGAGGCGTGGGAGACCATCCACGGCTACGTCTCGCACGTGGCGCCGGACCTGGCGGACCGGCTCCAGCGGTGGACCTCGGACGTGGATGTGTTCGCCACGTACCGGATCGACGAGCAGCTGATGAAGGCGCTGGACCGCAAGGTCTGGCTGCCCAGCGGCGGCTCGCTGGTGATCGACCGGACCGAGGCGATGGTCGTCGTCGACGTCAACACCGGCAAGTTCACCGGCCAGGGCGGCAACCTGGAGGAGACGGTCACCAGGAACAACCTGGAGGCGGCCGAGGAGATCGTGCGCCAGCTGCGGCTGCGCGACCTCGGTGGCATCATCGTGATCGACTTCATCGACATGGTGCTGGAGTCCAACCGGGACCTGGTGCTGCGGCGCCTGCTGGAGTGCCTGGGCCGGGACCGCACCAAGCATCAGGTCGCCGAGGTCACCTCGCTGGGTCTGGTCCAGATGACCCGCAAGCGGGTGGGCCAGGGGCTGCTGGAGTCCTTCTCGGAGCAGTGCGTGCACTGCAACGGCCGCGGCGTGATCGTCCACATGGACCAGCCGTCGGCGGTCGGCGGTGGCGGCAAGCGCAAGAAGAAGAAGGCCGCCGCGCAGCAGGCCGAGGTGGCCGAGCAGGCGGTGGAGGCCGTGGAGGCGGCGACCGAGGTGGCCGCGGAGACGGCAGCCGAGGTCGCGGCGGAGACGGCCGCCGAGGTGGCCGCCGAGGTCGTGGAGGAGCGGCCGGCGCCCGAGCCGGCGTTCGCGCCGGACGAGGAGCTGTACAGCAGCGCCGCCGAGGCGGAGGCCGCGGCCCTGCGGTCCCGTCCGCGCCGCCGGGCCACCCGGAAGGCCACCGCGCCGGCCGGTTCCCCGCGCAGCGCCGAGCCGCGGCCGGTCGTCGTCCCCGCCGAGGAGACGCGCCCGGAGCCGGAGCCGGAGGCGGCGCCCGTCGCCCCCGAGCCGGCCGAACCGGTGGCCGTCACCGCGGAGCCGGCGCCGGCCCCCGAGCCGGAGGCCGCGCCCGCACCCCGGCCGCGCCGCCGGGCGACCCGGAAGGTGTCCGCCCCGGCGGGTCCGCCGGCCGGTGCCGAGGAGGCCGCCGTGGTGGTCGTCAGCGCTCCCGCGGCGCCGTCGCGGCCGGCCGAGGAGGCCCCTGTGGCCGCCGAGGCACCTGAGGCCCCGGCTGCCGAGGCCCAGGTCGAGGCTGCGGCCCCGGTCGAGGCCGGTGCCGAGGAGGCCCCGGCCGAGGAGGCGGCCGGCGCCGAGCCGGACGCCGAGGACGCGGCACCGGCGAAGAAGACGGCCCGGAAGACCGCTGCCAAGAAGGCGCCGGCGAAGAAGGCCACCGCCAAGAAGACCGCGGCGAAGAAGACCACGGCGAAGAAGGCGGCGGCCAAGACCACGACGGCCAAGACCACGACGGCCAAGGCAACGGCGAAGAAGACCACCGCCAAGAAGACGACGGCGAAGAAGACCACGGCGAAGAAGACGGCGGCCAAGAAGACCGCCGCCGCCGCGGAGCCGTCGGCGGGGTCCGCCACGGCTGACGAGGGCTGA